CAGCATCTTGTCAGTAAGTAACTGATACTGTTGTGGTTCATGCTAATCTAGACCGTTTTGCACATCtcatgcaagaaacatagagctTGCACCATGCTACGGGCAAGCTTGATGATGTGCCTGTACTGTTAAAGTTGCTTGCTCCGTAACCCTTACCAATTAAGACTGATTCTGATTGGCTAGGGGTgacctgatttatttattttatgtctgTGTGATGTTAAtataatcacttacagcacctttaacaggACATTCGGAGAGTGGTTTTTACTTTGTAGCTCGCATAGCATTGCCTTGTGGTGATATACTGTTTTGTTTTAGTCATGGGAGGAGATCAGTCctttgaagaagaagaagaagaagaagaagaagaggaggaggaggaagaagaagagttGAAGACTTCTAAGAAACGGCCAGCGCCATTGTCCCTGAAGCCTTCAGTAAGTACTGGACTGCATTTGTAGCAGCTTATTCAATGTTTGATTAAATGAAATGTGGTGGTTTTTAATTTAACAAACTTTCTCccatagaaaaaaataaagatggaggaggaggatgatgacgAAGAGGATGTGTAAGTGTTGACTTGTCCTCCATCATCTGGAGTAGAGTTTAGTATTTTAGCATTGTTTATAActtaaagttgtttttgtttaaaaaaataaaacttccaTCATTTACTCGAcctaatgccatcccatatgtgtccgcttaacacaaagatttttagaagaatatttcagctcttttagtCGTCAAAAtgcaagtaatccatatgactccagtggttaaatccatgtcttaagtgatatgataggtgtgggtgagtcaATTTATCTCCACCTGTGACCAACCCTGACCAGTAAGtggctgaaagtgaaagtgttactgtaaaaaaggacttaaatattgatctgtttctcacacatcaTATCGAttggaagacatggatttaacaagtgaagttgtatggattacttttatgttgcatttatgtgctttttggacctgagttctggtcaacattcacttgcattgtgaggacctacagagctgaaatatacaaactacatttatgttctgcagaagaaggaaagtcatgcacatctgggatggcatgatggtgagtaaattacaagaaaattcatttttgggtgaactatccctttaacagacaGTTAGTCTGGGATTTTGCTGGCAACATCTACTGTTTTTGATTAAGTGATTAATGGGTGTCTGTCTTTTTATTTCCCTTCCAGggatgaggaagatgatgatgaggaaAGTGAAGAAGAGACACCTGTAAAGGTGAAATCAGTTATTTTAGCCCCAAATAATctctaatttttaaaaatgtaatgttacttTTAAGTAACAATTATTTCATTGTTCTGTCAGGAAAAGAAACCATCCAAGCCACAGACCCCAGCACAAAATGGAAAAGGACCCAAACCCAGCACACCAACTGCTAAACCGGTTAGTACCTCAGTAGCAGTAACTTTTCCACCCTTCGTTGTATTTGAACATTTAACTCGTCCCAACACTTCAATACCTTGGCTTACATGCCTTTGTCAGGTTGATAATGTTGTGTGTTCTCACAGAACAAGACTCCAGAAAACAACAAGGGCAACAAGAAAGCACAGTCGCCGAAAACACCACAGACCGATCGAGCACCTCTCACAGTAGAAGAAATCAAGACCAAAATGATGGCGAGTGTTGAAAAGGTTTGTTTTGCACAGTCCACTCTTCATCAAAGCACACTGTCTAGTCAGTGTTTTTCTGCCTGACTTGATTGTGCACTGAATTAATGTTCATTAAATTTAAATTCTGCAGTTCATTTATTGATACAGAGATAAACAAATATTGTAGTAATGGCCACatatgaaattgttttttttttttttttagggtggaTCACTACCGAAACTACAGCTGAAGTTTGAGAACTATGTTAAGAACTGTTTCAAAAACAGTGAGGCAAAGGTATATactttttgtgatttatttacaaaaatttaACTTTACAGGTTGTAGTGCAAATTGTTTTGATGTTCTATGGTCCGTAGACATGCTTTGGAAAGTAGAAGAGATAATAATCTCATCTACTCGCCCTTGTGCCAtctcagatgtctatgacttctgcaaaacatttttacGCTTCAAATAAGGGCACATAAGAGTACTCTAGACGagtctggtggttaaatccagatcaatattaagtcgtttttgttttttgctataaattcttctccctgctcaaTCTCCAATTTAACTTTCAATTTGACATTctactgtttttggtgattcgctttcttcatgcatattgccccctacagggcagggaggagaatttatgataaattacttaaattattgacctgtttctgaagatacagatttaatcACTTGAgtcatgggttacttttatgctgcctttatgtggattttggagatgataatttttggcacccattctcttgcattgtgaggaccaacagtgctggaatattcttttaacaatCTTCATTTTTATTCAGCAGAAGAACACATGTGGTCACTGATGTGTCTTAACACATCAGTGACCGCATGAATGtgtgtaaatgattagagaattttcatttttgggtgaactatcccttgaattgTGCAGTATGTGCAATGGTACCAGTGGCAAGTCAAaggaatgtgtgtatgtatgcacacCAGCATAATACACACATCTTATCTGTTCTTTTGTTGTATCTTTAAGGTCATTGAGGAGCTGTGGAAGTGGAGACAAACTGTCAAAGAGAAGAACTAAACAGCCTTTTATTTTGCTTAAATTAttagggtttgtttttttttgtttttttcttgttacCCATGATTTTACTTTGTTACCTGTAATTTTATGTTTGTCCTGCATTCTCGAGTTTTGTTAAATTCCTGccattccttttttctttttaaaagactATTCGGAAAGTGACACCTTTCATTCTTTGCAATCCGCCCTCACCTCAACCATGTGTTGTCATGTCCATGGAGCCTGgcctcaatctggcaaccttaAAGGTCAAATGAGACTCTTAGCACAGTCTCACAACCTATCTCTCAGCCCTCTACAGTCATTTATATGGGGCTTTGTTGACTGCATCTGTCCATGGtttctttaaaacatggaatttttGCTTTGTGTTCTAAGGACAGATAGCACCTGATGTTAATTTACATGAATCTTGTGAAACTTGACCTGGTTTGTTATACATAATTAGTGGGTTCCTGAATAATTCCAATTAATCATTGCTTAATTTCAGTATTTCTGCAGTTGCATTCATTTTGACATTGTTAAAATTCTGTAACATAAAGGTTGGAATGTACTGATGTTTAGAATTGATGTGAACTAAATCCAAATGTCAGCAATGAGTTTTGTATTTCATAATGAGGTCTGTGCAGCTAAATCCTGGTAACAGAACCAAAACAGACTTTTGATTGAAATTTAAATGTGAGTTCTGTGACATTTTGAAACtggcaaataaatataaataaactttatttcaGAAGCGTAAACCCAATTTCTTTGTGGCGTTTATCACGGCTTCTATGTGCATTATGTAGGGACTTGTTTTCTGTTGTAAGTCAAATTATTCTAAGTCggtgactttttttttctcatacgGTTTAAAGCCAAGCTGCATTCTTGCAGGTATATTTGAGATGAGGTACATCTTGCCATCTACTAtagtgcaaaaatatatatatatggggccATTTTCCTCGtactttcaagagtttttgaaAGACATGCTTCACTAAAGTTCAAACATGTCTGAAATGACTTCAAAAGTCAAGGAAATACAGTGATAGATTCCAAAAATAAACCCTACAGCTGATGTGGGATATGGAAGTGGGCATCCATTTAATCACTTTAAAGGCTCCAACAGACTGAATTTAAAAGTACATAACTTTTTTTtccttaataaaatatttttaagcatATCTATTAAATTACGATGACGCACTGTCATATAATTAATCTGGTTAtaagagggtctcctcatgggggcagccatgttaggaaCACAATGAACAGTCCTTTTCATTACCCGCACTGTTTTTAAAGAGTTTTACTGAAAATTAAATTGTCTTAATGTAGTAATACTACACTctgaaaccaaaatataaatttttgacTTCTAAACTTACTCGTATTACGGCTTCAATGCTCATAGTCTGCTACCCATTTGTAGGTTGTTTCCTTGAGCCAAAGAACTTCTAACATTGGAGCTGCCGCCCGTCCgcaacattggctcgaccaattaATTGTGTGTAATCTCTTTGTACAGCCAATAGAAAACGTTGAGTACTGCGGACCGTGTGACGCTAATCGCGGAGAAATTACACACCTCAGAAGCACAATAGTTACATCTGCTCAGAAGAGCCAGAAAATTGATGTCAACTGTAGGTAACCAATAActcatgttattttatgtttttcactttttaaatGCCTCACCTTAGAAGACTTGCTCTTCAGACTCTGAACGAAGCTGTCCTCAGTGAGTTTTCGTGCAGTCATAAATTTGTAGTTCGCGAATCGTTTCCCGAATTCAGAACGCTTTCGGCTGATTTAGAGTTTCTCGCTTCGACCttgtttaaatgttgttgtttttttgctttttattgaAAGAGCATTAACCAATCGCAGTTCACTTAAACTGGAATGTTTGACAGTAGTGGCAACAGGTTTTGGCAGTATTGTGTCAGATTCTTCATTTGTGCCACAAGTTTGCTCTATAACCATTTGTCCTTTATATAAATTGGCAGGTATTTGCAGTTAACAAAAGTTGAATTTACCTATAACCATGGTTTGAAGAAAATGTTTTTCATCCAAAAGCTTCACACGTACCTCTGAATTGTAGCGCCACCTCTTGACTGCGTCGGTTTCTAGGCATTTGGGTCTCTTGCACGTAATAGCCAGCAGAGGGCACGAAAACACCACGAAGCACCATAACATGTGAATCTGTAGTTGAGCGACCGTAAGAGTGGTGTAATTGCCGTAGATGTGGCAAGGAGCCAGGAATACTTCCTATGCAAATTATCCTGAGCATCTCCCTAAGACTGCCCTGACTCAACTGTACGCATCACCTCACCCCACCCTCTGCAATCAAATTGACCAGGCACAGGTCACTACAAACCATATGTCCACAAAAAGCAGCTGCAGAACTCCACAGGTTTACCCTGCGGAGGCTACGACAACATCATAATGTACGGAGTCTGTTAAATCACTTTATAATGGACACCCCTCCATTTACCCCCACCCAACCCTTTAAAACAGGTCAGTTCCTGACAGTCAGCACTTTGGGAGGAGGGGGTTGGTTGCAGAGGGCATAAAGGCATATTTATGGTCCCTCAGGATCCCACATTTATTTGCTTGAGGACATAAGTGCTTCTTTGCTGTGGCAGGCATAATCGACTACAGCCAACTACCATGGCTCATTGTTTATTTGTCGATCAAGTTGCATAGCAGTGTGGTGGGCTTTGGTGGACCTCCAAAAGTAAGACATGCTGCTGCTTAGGGATTTGGAAAATTGCAGCTTTCTGCCTTATCCAAGAACATTAGGGTAATAAAGTAAGCAATGCACAtgttttgcgttaatgccaaaaCAGAATGTTTATTACTTTTTGTCTGCTATTTACATATTTATCAAATACAAAGTATGATACACAGTTTGGGATGCAACAGCGCACCAACATCATAGGGGCGTCCAACTGACTTTTACTTCAATGGAAATCTTTCATCTCAAATTGTTCTCTTTATCTTTCCTTCTAACACAC
The sequence above is drawn from the Xyrauchen texanus isolate HMW12.3.18 chromosome 43, RBS_HiC_50CHRs, whole genome shotgun sequence genome and encodes:
- the LOC127635909 gene encoding nucleophosmin-like, which codes for MDLEQMGPQTFLYGCELKAGKDIIFNPEDDDFDHQLSVRMVCVDPTTKDELNVVEIEGQDMEGQKVNAVLATLKPSTLPSVCLGGFEITPPVVFRLRTGSGPVHISGQHLVIMGGDQSFEEEEEEEEEEEEEEEEELKTSKKRPAPLSLKPSKKIKMEEEDDDEEDVDEEDDDEESEEETPVKEKKPSKPQTPAQNGKGPKPSTPTAKPNKTPENNKGNKKAQSPKTPQTDRAPLTVEEIKTKMMASVEKGGSLPKLQLKFENYVKNCFKNSEAKVIEELWKWRQTVKEKN